The following coding sequences are from one Xiphophorus couchianus chromosome 7, X_couchianus-1.0, whole genome shotgun sequence window:
- the zmym2 gene encoding zinc finger MYM-type protein 2, with translation MDGESEPSPVVAEDAEEKAELLDATPSSQPPSSPPAEESGEPVSMETGDEATKEGGTEDNDDDDVVLVEEEASQPLPAAAATSSPDGPDAESAEHAGAAAEDAAETPSKSPDCPPSSNASMATAAAQKPRTAAPEPIVIDDEEDCEQKENSSPSPALPGESSASHSPAALSSNDPDSEIRISSVTTLGSSNQRGSAANTPPHPDDAQADINLMITSVTSLQGGAAAVGEADENETEENGLQISSAFSLNPDTPSARPTASFNPGRGSASQLVQNGDTGTHKGADSWISQSASVPRNQKQSGVDSPSPATSLPKPAGQSSSSSSGSQTQPRTVKVTCANCKKPLKKGQTAYQRKGSSHLFCSTTCLSAFSHKPAPKKTCTMCKKDITHIKGTIVAQVDSSESFQEFCTTGCLGAYENKNNPPKTGLKNKCTVCGKLTEIRHEVSFKNVTHKICSDTCFNVYRKANGLIMNCCEQCGDYLPSRASANHFLLVDGQQKRFCCQNCIRDYKQAHSKLASCMTCKTLIKTGEVLQSLDAGSAMSSYCSVSCMNKGKLTSFINKEPTCHFCKRSSLPQYQATLPEGDILNFCSSQCVTKFQNASLPTTTNGQTPLSNSSVQLKCNYCRGAFSLKPEILEWQDKVYQFCSKPCCEDYKKLHCIVTFCEYCQEEKTLHEMVKFSGVKRPFCSEGCKLLFKQDFISRLGLKCVSCNHCSQLCKRGITRQLGNMTRDFCSEACAKNFNDWYYKAARCDCCKVQGNLTESVMWRSEMKHFCDQECLLRFYCQQNDPIMVTQKGPENTMLGIDMHAAKAGLVNQSAAAYSSGGVIRDVKNKAVLCKPLTLTKATYCKPHMQSKHLQTDVDDGVKREYIPVPIPVPVFIPMPMNMYAQVTPTPVSMPLPVPVPVFLPTTLQGAEQIIHTMKDMKSEAPSNTSEAAIIIDDEEKPDVKPLAVKRESVKEESSSCGAKKEETVKEEEKYEPDLDLEADFPQASDPVPALEGMDDDMSFSLPPVLAEETEELQESAPRPRSRRLGSKRQAVEDLPSSSPSRPSSNLEGRSLPLKSRYGINAWKRWALSLSDQSEDTKEKDISKPTRSKSNLLSLNGEELNAALSRFVREVCRPNGERYSPDSILYLCLGIQQHLHAKGRKDDLFSDPCYQQFGEELNKVLKDWQPSVLPDGSLWGRVEEQSLWSGRHLGEQSPASLLRSLVYLNTKYFGLRTVEQHLRLSFANVYGPDTIHPVSKEHSVCIRVPSIPQDHHGEAQTESRKRKRKQTEVKRDENEAGHPPVRCPVQKHECRLYELYRSKCPPLLWERLDVFYVQPDPARGPGDPVWFSSTPLERQILESLLTRVLLARDIYTDKPLREEEEDEEECGDGPGGE, from the exons GAGGACAATGACGATGATGATGTTGTTCTTGTAGAGGAGGAGGCTTCCCAGCCGCTtcccgctgctgctgctaccTCTTCTCCAGACGGACCCGACGCGGAGAGTGCCGAGCATGCGGGCGCTGCGGCAGAGGACGCAGCAGAAACGCCTTCCAAGAGCCCCGACTGTCCTCCGTCTTCCAACGCATCCATGGCGACGGCAGCGGCCCAGAAGCCTCGGACCGCAGCCCCGGAGCCTATCGTCATCGACGACGAGGAGGACtgtgaacagaaagaaaactctTCCCCCTCACCTGCGCTCCCCGGAGAGTCCTCCGCCTCCCACTCACCCGCCGCGCTCAGCAGCAACGACCCGGACTCGGAGATCAGGATCTCCAGCGTCACCACTCTGGGCTCCAGCAACCAGAGGGGCTCGGCGGCCAACACGCCGCCACATCCAGACGATGCCCAGGCCGACATCAACCTGATGATCACCTCTGTGACGTCCCTCCAAGGCGGAGCGGCGGCTGTCGGAGAG GCGGATGAAAACGAGACAGAGGAGAACGGTCTGCAGATCAGCAGTGCCTTCAGTCTGAATCCTGACACCCCATCTGCTCGACCAACCGCCTCCTTTAACCCCGGCCGAGGCTCCGCCAGCCAGCTGGTTCAGAACGGAGACACGGGGACGCACAAAGGAGCAG ACTCGTGGATCTCTCAGTCGGCCTCGGTTCCCCGGAACCAGAAGCAAAGCGGGGTGGACTCTCCGTCGCCTGCCACCTCGCTGCCAAAGCCTGCAGGCcagtcttcctcctcctcctcaggctCCCAGACACAACCCAGGACAGTCAAG GTGACCTGCGCCAACTGCAAAAAGCCTCTGAAGAAAGGCCAGACAGCCTACCAGCGAAAAGGCTCCTCTCACTTGTTCTGCTCCACCACTTGCCTCTCTGCCTTCTCACACAAACCTGCACCCAAGAAGACCTGCACCATGTGCAAAAA GGACATCACACACATTAAGGGCACCATTGTGGCCCAGGTGGACTCTAGCGAGTCTTTTCAGGAGTTCTGTACGACCGGCTGCTTGGGTGCGTACGAGAACAAGAACAACCCGCCTAAAACAGgcctgaaaaacaaatgcactgTCTGCGGGAAACTCACAGAG ATTCGGCATGAGGTTAGCTTTAAGAACGTGACCCACAAGATCTGCAGCGACACATGTTTCAATGTGTACCGCAAAGCCAACGGGCTGATCATGAACTGCTGCGAGCAGTGTGGCGACTATCTGCCCAGCCGGGCGTCGGCCAACCACTTCCTGCTGGTTGACGGCCAGCAGAAACGCTTCTGCTGCCAGAACTGCATCAGGGATTACAAACAG GCCCacagtaaacttgccagctgtATGACTTGCAAAACACTAATCAAGACGGGGGAAGTGCTCCAAAGCCTCGACGCAGGCTCTGCCATGAGCTCCTACTGCTCCGTCAGCTGCATGAACAAGGGCAAGCTGACGTCATTCATCA acAAGGAACCTACATGTCATTTCTGTAAAAGAAGCTCATTGCCGCAGTACCAGGCCACGCTGCCAGAGGGCGACATCCTCAACTTCTGCAGCTCCCAATGTGTTACCAAGTTTCAG AACGCCTCCCTTCCAACAACCACCAATGGTCAGACGCCCCTCAGCAACAGCTCTGTCCAGCTGAAATGTAACTACTGCCGAGGAGCGTTCAGCCTGAAGCCCGAAATTCTGGAGTGGCAG gatAAGGTCTATCAGTTCTGCAGTAAGCCATGCTGTGAGGACTACAAGAAGCTCCACTGCATCGTGACGTTTTGCGAGTACTGCCAAGAAGAGAAGACCCTTCATGAGATGGTCAAGTTCTCTGGCGTCAAGAGGCCCTTCTGCAGCGAAG GCTGCAAGCTGCTGTTTAAACAGGATTTCATCAGCCGGCTGGGGCTGAAGTGCGTGAGCTGCAACCACTGCAGCCAGCTGTGCAAAAGAGGCATCACCCGGCAGCTCGGCAACATGACCCGGGACTTCTGCAGTGAGGCCTGTGCCAAAAACTTCAACGACTGGTATTACAAG GCGGCGAGGTGCGACTGCTGTAAGGTTCAGGGAAACCTGACGGAGTCGGTGATGTGGAGGTCGGAGATGAAGCATTTCTGCGACCAGGAGTGTCTGCTGAGGTTCTACTGCCAGCAGAACGACCCCATCATGGTCACCCAGAAGGGACCAGAGAACACCATGCTGG GTATAGACATGCACGCCGCAAAAGCTGGG CTGGTGAACCAGAGTGCAGCGGCGTACTCCAGTGGAGGAGTGATCAGAGATGTGAAGAATAAGGCGGTGCTGTGCAAACCGCTCACCCTGACCAAAGCCACCTACTGCAAACCACACATGCAGAGCAAACATCTACAAACGG ATGTAGATGACGGTGTGAAGAGGGAGTATATTCCCGTACCCATCCCTGTACCCGTCTTCATCCCGATGCCTATGAACATGTACGCCCAGGTCACCCCCACTCCAGTCTCTATGCCTCTACCG GTTCCTGTGCCTGTGTTTCTGCCCACCACGCTGCAGGGGGCAGAGCAGATTATTCACACCATGAAAGATATGAAAAGCGAGGCGCCCTCTAATACCTCAGAGGCGGCTATTATCATCGACGACGAGGAGAAACCAG ATGTGAAGCCGTTGGCGGTGAAGAGAGAGAGTGTTAAGGAGGAATCCTCCAGCTGTGGCGCCAAAAAAGAGGAGACggtgaaggaggaggaaaagtaTGAGCCTGACCTGGACCTAGAGGCAGACTTCCCTCAAG CGTCGGATCCTGTCCCGGCGCTGGAGGGAATGGACGATGACATGAGCTTTTCTCTGCCTCCGGTCTTGgcagaggagacagaggagctgcaggaatcTGCGCCTCGACCTCGGTCCAGAAGACTG GGAAGTAAAAGGCAGGCCGTGGAGGATCTGCCTTCGTCCTCTCCGTCACGTCCAAGCAGCAACTTGGAAGGAAGATCGCTGCCCCTCAAGTCTCGCTACGGCATCAACGCTTGGAAACGCTGGGCACTGTCCCTCTCTGACCAATCAGAAGACACCAAAGAAAAGGATATTTCCAAACCAA CTCGGTCGAAAAGCAACCTGTTGTCGTTGAACGGAGAGGAGCTGAACGCCGCTCTGTCCCGGTTCGTCAGAGAGGTGTGCCGGCCGAACGGGGAGCGCTACTCTCCAGATAGCATCCTCTACCTCTGTCTGGGAATTCAGCAG CATCTTCACGCCAAAGGCCGGAAGGATGATCTGTTCAGCGACCCGTGTTACCAGCAGTTTGGAGAGGAGCTCAACAAGGTGCTCAAAGACTGGCAGCCCAGTGTGCTTCCTGATG GCTCGCTGTGGGGCCGGGTGGAGGAGCAGAGCCTGTGGAGCGGCCGGCACCTCGGGGAGCAGAGTCCGGCCTCCCTGCTCCGCTCGCTGGTCTACCTGAACACCAAATACTTTGGTCTGCGCACCGTGGAGCAGCACCTGCGCCTCTCCTTCGCTAACGTTTACGGGCCCGACACCATCCATCCTGTCAGCAAGGAGCACAGCGTCTGCATCCGCGTGCCCTCCATCCCTCAGGATCACCACG GTGAAGCACAGACAGAATCTAGGAAGAGGAAGCGCAAGCAGACCGAGGTCAAACGGGATGAAAATGAGGCGGGCCACCCGCCTGTCCGCTGCCCAGTACAGAAGCACGAGTGTCGTCTCTACGAGCTCTACAGATCCAAGTG TCCGCCGTTGCTATGGGAGCGCCTCGACGTCTTCTACGTCCAGCCGGACCCCGCCCGCGGCCCCGGCGACCCCGTCTGGTTCAGCTCCACTCCGCTGGAGCGTCAGATCCTAGAAAGCCTCCTGACCAGAGTCCTCCTGGCCAGAGACATTTACACAGACAAGCCACTCcgggaggaagaagaagacgagGAGGAGTGCGGCGATGGACCTGGAGGAGAGTAG